Proteins encoded by one window of Clostridium bornimense:
- the aroB gene encoding 3-dehydroquinate synthase has translation MNFHVALKKVVDDSYDIEIGYKLEDKLVEDIENGLVGEIRNFAIITDSIVEKLYAKNIVSLLKARNYKCDLFVFEAGEKSKTRKTKEVIEDAMLEKGYRRDCCIIAIGGGVVTDLAGFIAGTYGRGIPFINYSTTLLGAADASVGGKTAVDTELATNLIGLIYQPKKVYIDINTWTTLPRRQLSSGLCETIKHACIADKEFFKFIEDNIEKIFDFDKAICTHVAESNCRIKYEVVMKDEKENNLREILNLGHTVGRAIETVSDYKLLHGEALSIGIVAEVILGEKLGYVTLEEKERVINLLENCGLPIKIPSYINKEELVKKLYTDKKVRNGNIRFVFQKGIGSVMEFEGGKYATVISEEEIKKVIEVM, from the coding sequence ATGAATTTTCATGTTGCATTAAAGAAGGTAGTAGATGATTCTTATGATATTGAGATAGGGTATAAATTAGAAGATAAATTAGTAGAAGATATAGAGAATGGACTTGTTGGTGAAATAAGAAATTTTGCAATTATTACAGATAGTATTGTGGAAAAGTTATATGCAAAAAATATTGTATCCCTATTAAAAGCAAGAAATTATAAATGTGATTTATTCGTTTTTGAAGCTGGGGAAAAAAGTAAGACAAGAAAAACAAAAGAGGTTATCGAAGATGCAATGTTAGAAAAGGGATATAGAAGAGATTGTTGCATAATTGCTATTGGTGGTGGAGTAGTTACAGATTTAGCTGGATTTATTGCTGGTACATATGGAAGAGGGATTCCTTTTATTAATTACTCTACAACATTACTTGGAGCAGCAGATGCATCAGTAGGAGGTAAAACTGCAGTTGATACAGAACTAGCTACTAATTTAATAGGACTAATATACCAACCTAAGAAGGTATATATAGATATCAATACTTGGACAACTTTACCAAGACGTCAATTAAGTAGTGGATTATGTGAAACTATAAAGCATGCTTGCATTGCAGATAAAGAATTTTTTAAGTTTATAGAAGATAATATAGAAAAAATATTTGATTTTGATAAAGCGATTTGTACACATGTAGCAGAAAGTAATTGTAGAATTAAATATGAAGTTGTTATGAAAGATGAAAAGGAAAATAATTTGAGAGAAATATTAAACCTTGGACATACTGTTGGAAGGGCAATAGAAACAGTAAGTGATTATAAATTATTGCACGGAGAAGCACTTTCTATAGGAATAGTTGCGGAAGTTATTCTAGGAGAAAAATTGGGCTATGTAACTTTAGAAGAAAAAGAAAGAGTGATAAACTTATTAGAAAATTGTGGACTACCTATTAAAATTCCAAGTTATATTAATAAAGAAGAGTTAGTAAAAAAACTATATACAGATAAGAAAGTTAGAAATGGCAATATAAGATTTGTATTTCAAAAAGGAATTGGATCAGTAATGGAATTTGAAGGTGGTAAATATGCCACTGTAATTAGCGAAGAGGAGATAAAGAAAGTCATTGAAGTTATGTAG
- a CDS encoding spore coat associated protein CotJA has translation MNQYNRCKEKEIYAEAYVVPQSYCNLLDNTDALLFGTIFKDLVRPYRRRKNKKKNCSM, from the coding sequence ATGAATCAATACAATAGATGTAAAGAAAAGGAAATATATGCTGAAGCATATGTAGTTCCTCAAAGCTACTGTAACTTACTTGATAATACTGATGCTTTACTTTTCGGTACAATCTTTAAAGATTTAGTTAGACCATATAGAAGGCGCAAGAATAAGAAAAAAAATTGTTCTATGTAG
- a CDS encoding spore coat protein CotJB has translation MYSKSKLLNDIKKYQFYAVELNLYLDNFPDNKKAQEDYKCISDTLNTLVKQYEKQFGPLTNFGNSSVVDQRIWVDGPWPWEKCIEEDK, from the coding sequence ATGTATAGTAAAAGTAAATTATTAAATGATATAAAGAAATATCAATTTTATGCCGTTGAATTAAACCTTTACTTGGATAATTTTCCAGATAATAAAAAGGCACAAGAAGATTATAAATGTATATCTGATACCTTAAACACTCTAGTTAAACAATATGAAAAGCAATTCGGACCTCTTACTAACTTTGGAAATAGTAGCGTAGTAGATCAAAGAATATGGGTTGATGGTCCATGGCCTTGGGAAAAGTGTATAGAGGAGGATAAATAA
- a CDS encoding manganese catalase family protein, with the protein MWIYTKTLEYPINIKCKDLKMAKYLISQYGGPDGELSASLRYLNQRYTMPTGKSKGLLTDIGTEELAHVEMIATMIYQLINDASVDELKAAGLATQYVDHGKALFYTDAQGNPWTATYIQAKDDPIADLHEDMAAEQKARSTYEHLINLTDDSDVKDVLKFLRQREIVHFQRFGEALVDVQDSIKCK; encoded by the coding sequence ATGTGGATTTATACAAAAACTTTAGAATATCCAATAAATATAAAATGTAAAGACCTTAAAATGGCTAAATATCTTATTTCTCAATATGGTGGTCCTGATGGCGAACTTAGTGCTTCCCTTAGATATTTAAATCAACGTTATACAATGCCTACTGGAAAATCAAAAGGTTTGTTAACAGATATAGGTACAGAAGAATTAGCCCACGTTGAAATGATTGCGACTATGATTTATCAACTTATAAATGATGCATCTGTTGATGAATTAAAAGCTGCCGGCCTTGCTACACAATATGTTGACCATGGTAAAGCTCTATTCTATACAGATGCTCAAGGAAATCCTTGGACTGCAACTTATATTCAAGCTAAAGATGATCCTATAGCTGACCTCCATGAAGATATGGCAGCAGAACAAAAAGCTAGATCAACTTATGAACATCTTATTAACTTAACTGATGATAGTGATGTTAAAGATGTTCTTAAATTCTTACGTCAAAGAGAGATTGTTCACTTTCAAAGATTTGGTGAAGCTTTAGTTGACGTACAAGATTCTATTAAATGCAAATAG
- a CDS encoding nucleotidyltransferase substrate binding protein: MRSVEFKYMNLVKAYNKLKEVSELYDGSNEIIRDSLIQRFEFTYELTHKTLREFMKYLGVTLDNSFPRTIFKKAYVNNLISSEEIWINLLEDRNCTSHIYNENLASEVAERIVKDYVPAIEELVEKLEKLL, encoded by the coding sequence ATGAGAAGTGTTGAATTTAAATACATGAATTTAGTAAAAGCCTATAATAAGCTTAAAGAAGTGTCAGAACTTTATGATGGAAGTAATGAAATCATAAGAGATAGTCTTATACAAAGGTTTGAGTTTACTTATGAATTAACTCATAAAACATTAAGAGAATTTATGAAATATTTAGGGGTTACTTTAGATAATTCATTTCCAAGAACTATTTTCAAAAAAGCTTATGTAAATAATTTAATTTCTAGCGAAGAAATATGGATAAATTTATTGGAAGATAGAAATTGTACATCACATATTTATAACGAAAATTTAGCTAGTGAAGTTGCAGAAAGAATAGTTAAAGATTATGTACCTGCAATTGAAGAATTAGTGGAAAAACTAGAAAAGTTACTATAA
- a CDS encoding nucleotidyltransferase domain-containing protein has protein sequence MDLKEDIISKIIEISKEHQEIEKVILFGSRARGDNSTKSDIDLAVYANKSIYSFIEDVELNIRTLLEFDFSDMNLVKDEFFIEQVKNDGVVLYEKC, from the coding sequence TTGGATTTAAAGGAAGATATTATTAGTAAGATAATAGAGATATCGAAAGAACATCAGGAAATTGAGAAGGTAATTTTGTTTGGCTCTAGAGCTAGAGGGGACAATTCAACAAAGAGTGATATTGATCTTGCTGTTTATGCTAATAAGTCAATATATAGTTTTATAGAAGATGTAGAGCTTAATATTAGAACATTATTAGAATTTGATTTTTCAGATATGAATTTAGTAAAAGATGAATTTTTTATAGAACAAGTGAAAAATGATGGAGTAGTTTTATATGAGAAGTGTTGA
- a CDS encoding S66 family peptidase, translated as MLNIKDKVAIVGCSNAQLKTARPKIDTLVEVLESIGLQPICSDYIYEKYSVFSGSGKERADALMKFYLDDSIKAIFDISGGNVANEVLEYLDFEIIKKNPKLFFGYSDLTTVINAIYSKTEISSFLYQIRNLIYDHGEEQIENFRKTILEDKNDLLNINYRFLQGNSISGTVVGGNIRCFLKLAGTPYMPSFKDKVLFLESLGGEVPLMTTYLNQLKQMGAFNEVKGIILGTFTEMEEKQAKPTIEQLVLDIVNNKEIPIAKTEDIGHGSNSKAIVIGGEIKL; from the coding sequence ATGTTAAACATTAAAGATAAAGTTGCAATAGTTGGTTGTTCAAATGCTCAATTGAAGACAGCTAGACCAAAGATAGATACGTTAGTAGAAGTGTTAGAATCTATAGGACTACAGCCTATATGTAGCGATTATATTTATGAAAAATATTCTGTTTTTAGTGGCAGTGGAAAAGAAAGAGCGGATGCTCTTATGAAGTTTTATTTAGATGATAGTATTAAAGCAATCTTTGATATATCTGGAGGGAATGTTGCTAATGAAGTATTAGAATATTTAGATTTTGAAATAATTAAAAAGAATCCAAAGCTATTCTTTGGATATAGTGATCTAACTACTGTTATTAATGCTATATATTCAAAAACAGAAATATCATCATTTTTATATCAAATTAGAAATTTGATATATGATCATGGTGAAGAACAAATCGAGAATTTTCGTAAAACAATATTAGAAGATAAAAATGATTTATTAAATATTAATTATAGATTTTTACAAGGGAATTCTATAAGCGGAACTGTCGTTGGTGGTAATATACGTTGCTTCTTAAAATTAGCGGGAACACCTTATATGCCATCTTTTAAAGATAAAGTTTTATTTTTAGAAAGCTTAGGTGGAGAAGTGCCACTTATGACAACTTATTTAAATCAATTAAAGCAAATGGGAGCATTTAATGAGGTTAAGGGAATAATTCTTGGAACTTTTACTGAAATGGAAGAAAAACAAGCTAAGCCTACCATAGAACAATTAGTTCTGGATATAGTTAATAACAAAGAAATACCTATAGCTAAAACAGAGGATATTGGACATGGAAGTAATTCTAAGGCTATTGTTATAGGGGGAGAGATTAAACTATAA
- the thyX gene encoding FAD-dependent thymidylate synthase, translating into MKIIEPYVELESEINGEDILKTIEKVGRVCYKSEDRITEESAKRFVESLMKRGHESVIEHVSLSVRVVCDRGVTHEIVRHRVASYAQESTRYCNYGKDKFDNELTFINPCFWTGDEDKDKKDIWINTMKNIENQYLELLKIGATPEEARSILPNSLKTEIIITMNLREWRHFFKLRTSKAAHPQMRQVAFMILEVFKEKVPVIFDDIIR; encoded by the coding sequence GTGAAAATAATTGAGCCATATGTGGAGTTAGAATCAGAAATTAATGGAGAAGATATATTAAAAACAATAGAAAAGGTAGGTCGTGTTTGTTATAAAAGTGAAGATAGAATAACAGAAGAATCAGCAAAAAGATTTGTAGAAAGTTTAATGAAAAGAGGCCATGAGTCTGTAATTGAACATGTAAGTTTGTCAGTAAGAGTAGTATGTGATAGAGGAGTAACTCATGAAATAGTAAGACATAGAGTGGCTAGTTATGCTCAAGAAAGTACTAGGTATTGTAATTATGGAAAAGATAAATTTGATAATGAACTTACATTTATTAACCCATGTTTTTGGACAGGTGATGAAGATAAAGATAAAAAAGATATATGGATAAATACAATGAAAAATATTGAAAATCAATATTTAGAACTGTTAAAGATAGGAGCAACTCCAGAAGAAGCAAGATCAATATTACCTAATTCACTTAAAACAGAGATTATTATTACTATGAATTTAAGAGAATGGAGACATTTTTTTAAGTTAAGAACAAGTAAAGCTGCTCATCCACAAATGAGACAAGTAGCATTTATGATTTTAGAAGTTTTTAAAGAAAAGGTACCAGTAATTTTTGATGATATAATAAGATAA
- a CDS encoding YjjG family noncanonical pyrimidine nucleotidase — MKYKYILFDADDTLFDFRLAEEKVIKKSLDYFNISYVDNIVDNFRKINKELWKKYELGEITKENLQVTRFKRLFETLSVDEDPDNFNDYYLEQLASESILINGAEEICRVLSKKYVLAIVTNGIKSMQEQRFNKSTIKQYISNIFISSDIGYQKPQKEFFKYVFEKLEVNDKNSVLIVGDSLSSDIKGGNNVGIETCWFNRYNFTNDKDVKVTYEIKNLYELINLL; from the coding sequence ATGAAATATAAATATATTCTTTTTGATGCAGACGATACACTTTTTGACTTTAGGTTAGCAGAAGAAAAAGTTATAAAGAAATCTTTAGATTACTTTAATATTTCATATGTGGATAATATTGTTGATAATTTCAGAAAAATTAATAAGGAATTGTGGAAAAAATATGAATTGGGAGAAATAACAAAGGAAAATTTACAAGTTACAAGATTTAAAAGATTATTTGAAACTTTATCAGTTGATGAAGATCCAGATAATTTTAATGATTATTATTTAGAACAATTAGCAAGTGAATCAATTTTAATAAATGGAGCTGAAGAAATTTGTAGAGTATTAAGTAAAAAGTATGTTCTTGCAATTGTTACTAATGGAATTAAATCAATGCAAGAGCAACGATTTAATAAATCAACAATAAAACAATATATTTCTAATATATTTATTTCTAGTGATATAGGATATCAAAAGCCACAAAAAGAATTTTTTAAATATGTTTTTGAGAAATTAGAAGTAAATGATAAGAATTCTGTACTTATAGTGGGAGATTCATTATCTTCTGATATAAAAGGTGGAAATAATGTAGGGATAGAGACTTGTTGGTTTAATAGATATAATTTTACTAATGATAAAGATGTTAAGGTAACTTATGAAATAAAAAATTTATATGAGTTAATCAATTTATTATAG
- a CDS encoding GNAT family N-acetyltransferase, whose product MYLLIRLRPYKLSDEKYLLNWIDDEATFSKWCADKFTYPLTKEQLEEYYHNYEKENNGFIVTAIDAEGNPVGHFLMRLADYEDNSIHIGFVIIDKEKREQGYGREMMSLAVKYAFEILKMKRMTLGVFDNNEVAHCCYKSVGFIDEKYCKDVFKYKDESWGIYEMAIERK is encoded by the coding sequence GTGTATTTATTGATTAGATTAAGACCGTATAAATTAAGTGATGAAAAATATCTTTTAAACTGGATAGATGATGAAGCAACTTTTTCTAAGTGGTGTGCTGATAAGTTCACATATCCACTGACAAAAGAACAATTGGAAGAATACTATCATAATTATGAGAAAGAAAATAATGGCTTTATAGTTACGGCTATAGATGCGGAGGGTAATCCAGTAGGACATTTTTTAATGCGTCTTGCAGACTATGAGGATAATAGTATACATATAGGATTTGTTATTATAGATAAGGAAAAACGTGAACAAGGATATGGCAGAGAAATGATGTCACTGGCAGTAAAATATGCCTTTGAAATATTAAAAATGAAAAGAATGACATTAGGAGTTTTTGATAATAATGAAGTAGCACATTGTTGTTATAAATCAGTAGGATTTATTGATGAAAAATATTGCAAAGATGTATTTAAATATAAAGATGAAAGCTGGGGTATTTATGAGATGGCCATTGAAAGAAAATAA
- a CDS encoding CarD family transcriptional regulator yields the protein MFKIGDYVMYSLTGVCKVTDIIKEKYFDNNEKDYYVLEPVYATTKTVIKIPVDNKKVFMRPIISKEDISDLIDEIPLKDEIWIDDERERNHQFKLMIHSGDCKQWSTLIKSIFLKKEEKKKEGKKITQEDERLMKSAEKLLNEEIATILHILPDEVPEYIQSNIS from the coding sequence ATGTTTAAAATAGGAGATTATGTCATGTATAGCCTCACAGGAGTTTGTAAGGTAACAGATATAATCAAAGAGAAGTATTTTGACAACAATGAAAAAGATTATTATGTGTTGGAGCCGGTATATGCAACAACTAAAACAGTTATTAAGATACCAGTAGATAATAAAAAGGTATTCATGAGACCAATAATTTCAAAAGAAGATATAAGTGATTTAATTGACGAAATACCTTTAAAAGACGAGATTTGGATAGATGATGAAAGAGAAAGAAATCATCAATTTAAGTTAATGATTCATTCTGGTGATTGTAAGCAATGGAGTACTTTAATTAAGAGCATTTTTCTAAAGAAAGAAGAAAAGAAAAAAGAAGGTAAAAAGATAACTCAAGAAGATGAGAGATTAATGAAGTCAGCAGAAAAATTATTAAATGAAGAAATAGCTACAATATTGCATATCCTACCTGATGAAGTTCCAGAATATATTCAAAGTAATATTTCATAA
- a CDS encoding cysteine hydrolase family protein, whose amino-acid sequence MKKTLLIIDFQNSLVEEKPFRIETITKNIKILLEVCREKNIEVIYVQHEEEDGEFKRGSEGWKIFNEIAPIDGEKIISKRYNSAFKETGLKDYLESKDIDELIMVGMQTEYCFDTSCKVAFEYGYKIIIPEMTNTTFDNEFMTGEKLYNYYNFKIFKDRFAKIDTVDNIIANL is encoded by the coding sequence ATGAAAAAAACACTTTTAATTATTGATTTTCAAAATTCTTTAGTAGAAGAAAAGCCATTTAGAATTGAAACTATAACAAAAAATATAAAAATATTACTAGAAGTATGTAGAGAAAAAAATATTGAAGTAATTTATGTACAGCATGAAGAAGAGGATGGGGAATTTAAACGTGGTTCAGAAGGATGGAAAATATTTAATGAGATAGCACCAATAGATGGAGAGAAGATAATAAGCAAAAGATATAATTCTGCATTTAAAGAGACAGGACTTAAAGATTATTTAGAAAGTAAAGATATAGACGAATTAATAATGGTAGGTATGCAAACAGAATATTGTTTTGATACAAGCTGTAAAGTAGCATTTGAATATGGATATAAAATAATCATTCCTGAAATGACTAATACAACTTTTGATAATGAATTTATGACAGGTGAGAAATTATATAATTATTATAACTTTAAAATTTTTAAAGATAGATTTGCAAAAATAGATACAGTTGATAATATAATAGCAAATTTATAA
- a CDS encoding ornithine carbamoyltransferase: protein MKNLIRLTDYSKEEIEEIFYIADNLKKGNYKKVLDNKTVVMFFPSTSIRTRVTFEKGISMLGGQVVLFPSDTLDKKEEIQDVIGYLNNWADLVIVRHNDITLIEEIARHSKVPIINAMSSINHPCEMLADIYSLSKIRKDILKDKYLFVGHKGNIALAWKEVKDVLGISLEQCCPNGYEIEGINFYQNINEAVVGKDIILTDSLKKEYLKDFKDYKVTKTIMDKANKGAILNPCPPFYRGEEVDGDVINSEYFVGYEFKKYLLEVQQAIILFCIGKGNYI from the coding sequence ATGAAAAATTTAATTAGGTTAACGGATTATTCAAAAGAAGAGATAGAAGAAATTTTTTATATTGCTGATAATTTAAAAAAAGGGAACTATAAAAAAGTATTGGATAATAAGACGGTAGTAATGTTCTTTCCATCGACAAGTATAAGAACAAGGGTCACTTTCGAAAAGGGTATATCTATGTTGGGGGGACAAGTTGTTTTATTCCCCAGTGATACATTGGATAAAAAAGAAGAAATTCAGGATGTAATAGGATATTTAAATAACTGGGCTGATTTAGTTATTGTAAGACATAATGATATAACATTAATAGAAGAAATAGCAAGACACTCAAAAGTTCCAATTATAAATGCTATGAGCAGTATTAATCATCCTTGTGAAATGTTAGCAGATATTTATTCATTATCAAAAATAAGAAAAGATATTTTAAAAGATAAATATTTATTTGTTGGACATAAAGGAAATATAGCATTAGCATGGAAGGAAGTTAAAGACGTTTTAGGAATTTCTTTAGAACAATGTTGTCCAAATGGTTACGAGATAGAGGGTATAAACTTTTATCAAAATATAAATGAAGCAGTAGTGGGAAAAGATATTATATTAACGGATTCATTAAAAAAAGAGTATTTAAAGGATTTTAAAGATTATAAAGTTACAAAGACTATAATGGATAAAGCGAATAAAGGTGCTATATTAAATCCGTGTCCACCATTTTACAGGGGTGAGGAAGTAGATGGTGATGTTATAAATAGTGAGTATTTTGTAGGCTATGAATTTAAGAAATATTTACTTGAAGTGCAGCAGGCTATTATTTTATTTTGTATTGGTAAAGGGAATTATATATGA
- a CDS encoding GrpB family protein, with protein sequence MAKELSEMSLEELWQLFPIILKEHNPEYSSWYLEEKESLINIVGKNNIARINHIGSTSVKGLIAKPTVDILLEINNDCGVQDLKERLLNNGWLLMSYSDDSELRIVFNKGYTEYGFAEKVFHLHLRYFNDWNELYFRDYLQLNKEVADEYGKLKLSLKDKYEHNRDGYTEAKTEFIMKYTEIAREKFGEKYKGEKR encoded by the coding sequence TTGGCTAAAGAGTTATCAGAAATGTCTTTAGAGGAGTTGTGGCAATTATTTCCGATAATATTGAAGGAACATAATCCAGAGTATAGTAGCTGGTATTTAGAAGAGAAAGAAAGTTTAATTAACATTGTAGGTAAAAATAATATTGCAAGAATTAATCATATTGGAAGTACGTCGGTTAAGGGATTAATTGCTAAGCCGACAGTAGATATTTTGTTAGAAATTAACAATGATTGTGGAGTACAAGATTTAAAGGAGAGACTATTAAATAATGGATGGTTACTAATGTCATATAGTGATGATTCAGAATTAAGAATTGTATTTAATAAAGGATATACAGAGTATGGATTTGCAGAAAAAGTTTTTCACCTTCATCTTAGATATTTTAATGATTGGAATGAATTATATTTTAGGGACTATTTGCAATTAAACAAAGAAGTAGCCGATGAGTATGGAAAATTAAAACTATCTTTAAAAGATAAATATGAACATAATAGAGATGGATATACGGAAGCTAAAACTGAATTTATTATGAAATATACAGAAATAGCAAGAGAGAAATTTGGTGAGAAATATAAGGGTGAGAAGAGATGA
- a CDS encoding GNAT family N-acetyltransferase, translated as MNIEIYENKLTVNSYIEIKESVCKINNSKLQIAKSLKNDLYDVVVIDGNKLVGMGRIVGDGAIYWYLQDVAVIPEYQGKGVGRIIVKKLMDYIYSSSLSDTKTTIGLMAAKGKEEFYKKFGFIERPNDDQGPGMIQIISK; from the coding sequence ATGAATATAGAAATATATGAGAATAAATTAACTGTAAATAGTTATATAGAGATAAAAGAATCAGTTTGTAAAATTAATAACTCAAAACTTCAAATTGCAAAATCATTAAAAAATGATCTATATGATGTTGTTGTTATTGATGGTAATAAGTTAGTTGGCATGGGTCGCATCGTTGGAGATGGTGCGATATATTGGTATTTACAGGATGTAGCGGTTATACCAGAGTATCAAGGAAAAGGTGTAGGAAGAATTATTGTAAAAAAGTTAATGGATTACATATATAGTAGCAGTTTATCAGATACAAAAACTACAATAGGGTTAATGGCAGCGAAGGGAAAAGAAGAATTTTATAAGAAGTTTGGATTTATTGAAAGACCTAATGATGATCAAGGACCTGGGATGATACAAATAATTAGTAAGTGA
- a CDS encoding CDP-alcohol phosphatidyltransferase family protein: protein MKNIPNIITIIRIFLSITFLFIKPYSITFYIIYILCGISDGADGYISRRTNTTSKLGSSLDTGADIIMVVILSVVLVPIIKFPLEIIIWIVLIFIIRIIGILIAFYKYHKFVILHTYSNKLTGLSLFFAIIILKSINHLLVMSLVCIIASLASIEEIVIHSTKKDLDRDIKGIFFK from the coding sequence ATGAAAAATATTCCTAACATAATAACAATTATAAGAATTTTTTTATCAATAACATTTTTGTTCATTAAACCATATAGTATTACATTTTATATTATTTATATATTATGTGGAATCAGTGATGGTGCAGATGGGTATATTTCAAGAAGAACTAATACTACAAGTAAATTAGGATCAAGTCTAGACACAGGGGCAGATATTATCATGGTTGTAATACTATCAGTAGTATTGGTACCTATAATAAAATTTCCTTTAGAAATTATTATATGGATAGTATTAATATTTATTATTAGAATTATTGGAATACTTATAGCTTTTTATAAATATCATAAGTTTGTTATTTTACATACTTATAGCAATAAATTAACAGGGTTATCTTTGTTTTTTGCTATCATAATATTAAAAAGTATAAATCATTTGTTAGTTATGTCATTAGTATGTATTATTGCATCATTAGCTAGTATTGAAGAAATAGTAATACATAGTACTAAAAAGGATCTAGATAGGGATATTAAGGGAATATTTTTTAAATAG
- a CDS encoding MerR family transcriptional regulator: MKINDVAKLTGITVRTLHYYDEIGLLRPSKITEAGYRIYDEKNLETLQQILLFREMNFPLSEIKEIISNPKFDRIDALEKHKKLLIKKRQRLDNLINLVNNTIKGENDMSFKEFDMTEIEATKKKYAKEVKERYGKTDAYKEYEVKTKNYDKDKWNDVNAEANEIFKAFANNKDKAPESEEVQELVKRWQNHITKNYYNCTKEILASLGIMYVKDERFKENIDKSGEGTAEFMSKAIEIYCSK; encoded by the coding sequence TTGAAGATTAATGATGTTGCTAAGCTTACAGGGATAACAGTACGAACATTGCATTATTATGATGAGATTGGTTTATTAAGGCCTAGTAAGATTACAGAGGCAGGATATCGTATTTACGATGAAAAAAATCTTGAAACGTTGCAGCAAATATTATTGTTTAGAGAAATGAATTTTCCTCTCAGTGAAATAAAAGAGATTATTTCTAATCCTAAATTTGATAGAATTGATGCTCTAGAAAAGCATAAGAAGTTGCTAATTAAAAAGAGACAACGTCTTGATAATTTAATTAATCTCGTAAATAACACAATAAAGGGAGAGAACGATATGAGTTTTAAAGAATTTGATATGACAGAAATTGAAGCTACTAAAAAGAAATATGCTAAGGAAGTTAAAGAACGTTATGGTAAAACTGATGCCTATAAGGAATACGAAGTAAAGACTAAAAACTATGATAAGGATAAATGGAATGATGTAAATGCTGAAGCTAATGAAATTTTTAAAGCTTTTGCTAATAATAAAGATAAAGCTCCAGAAAGTGAAGAAGTTCAAGAATTAGTTAAGAGATGGCAAAATCATATTACTAAAAATTATTATAATTGTACTAAAGAGATTTTAGCATCTCTTGGAATAATGTATGTTAAAGATGAGAGATTTAAAGAAAATATAGATAAAAGCGGTGAAGGTACCGCTGAATTTATGTCAAAGGCCATAGAAATTTATTGTTCTAAGTAA
- a CDS encoding NUDIX hydrolase, which produces MNKSKNDIDCSFKEDGKWFRYRAAAIIIEDGCVLFAKNELDDYYYSIGGGVHLGETTEDAVKREVLEETGVEYEIDRLAFIHENFFNGTGTLDGLKCHEVAFYYIMKPRGTQKLNSNSYVQGVREHMHWLPIDKLHQYIAYPTFFREKLLNIKDGVEHIVTHF; this is translated from the coding sequence ATGAATAAATCAAAGAATGATATTGATTGTTCTTTCAAAGAGGATGGAAAATGGTTCCGATATAGGGCGGCAGCAATTATTATTGAAGATGGATGTGTTCTTTTTGCAAAGAATGAATTAGACGATTATTATTATTCTATCGGCGGAGGGGTTCATCTAGGAGAAACTACTGAAGATGCTGTAAAGAGAGAAGTTTTAGAGGAGACAGGCGTAGAGTATGAAATAGATAGATTAGCTTTCATACATGAAAATTTTTTTAATGGAACAGGTACATTAGATGGACTTAAGTGTCATGAAGTTGCATTTTATTATATTATGAAACCAAGAGGTACACAAAAATTAAATAGTAATAGTTATGTTCAAGGAGTTCGTGAACATATGCATTGGTTACCAATAGATAAATTACATCAATATATAGCATATCCAACATTTTTTAGAGAAAAGCTATTAAATATTAAAGATGGTGTAGAGCATATCGTTACACATTTTTAG